The Tenacibaculum sp. MAR_2010_89 genome has a window encoding:
- a CDS encoding outer membrane beta-barrel protein, which yields MFKKLLLIICIVSPFTVIHSQDHHLNKTHKNDSYDEKGEFEEGDIFVSALFGFDSETKGNEKDIAVEFSGRLGYLFSNTLTGGIKLSLDNEIIEGTLHKNIDVSHTLIGLFGRYDFTPGHKFSIFGELGFDYLSSKSKDGNLEIKENGYKIGLSPGITYFLNKHFAIEAFWGALQYQTKKVNGEHESTHEFNIGIDFEHINFGLAYKF from the coding sequence ATGTTTAAAAAATTACTCTTAATTATTTGTATAGTGTCCCCCTTTACAGTTATACACTCACAAGACCATCATCTTAATAAAACTCACAAGAATGATTCTTATGATGAAAAAGGTGAATTTGAAGAAGGAGACATTTTTGTATCAGCCTTATTTGGTTTTGATTCAGAAACAAAAGGCAATGAAAAAGACATTGCCGTTGAATTCTCTGGTAGACTAGGTTATTTATTTTCTAATACACTTACTGGAGGTATAAAATTAAGTTTAGATAATGAAATTATAGAAGGTACATTACATAAAAATATTGATGTTTCACATACACTAATCGGTTTGTTTGGACGATACGATTTTACCCCAGGGCATAAGTTTTCTATTTTTGGAGAACTTGGGTTTGACTATTTATCTTCAAAAAGCAAAGATGGAAATTTAGAGATAAAAGAGAATGGTTACAAAATTGGGTTAAGTCCAGGAATAACATACTTTCTCAACAAACATTTTGCTATTGAAGCTTTTTGGGGGGCTTTACAGTACCAAACAAAAAAAGTTAATGGTGAACATGAATCAACACATGAGTTTAATATCGGAATTGACTTTGAACATATAAATTTTGGTTTAGCATATAAATTTTAG
- a CDS encoding sodium:solute symporter, which translates to MQPLHIILLILGYFGVLIFISYITSKSANNTTFFKANNSSPWYLVAFGMIGASLSGVTFISVPGWIEGQQMSYMQMVLGYVVGYAVIGLVLLPLYYRLNLTSIYTYLEDRFGRYSYKTGASFFLLSRTIGAAFRLFLVANVLQLILFNSNGIPFWVTVTITILLIWLYTFKGGIKTIVWTDTLQTLFMLIAVGVCIVMIKDEMQIDNLFSYIAENKLSKTFFFEDIKAGNYFWKRFFAGAFIAIVMTGLDQDMMQKNLTCRNLKDAQKNMFWFTIVLVVVNFFFLALGILLTDYATANEINAHKDQLFPTIAMSGKLGLATSLFFLLGLIAAAYSSADSALTSLTTSFSIDILEIDKKENEHEKEKTRKKIHVLFSLILIVTILFFKYVIADDSVISNIFKAAGYTYGPLLGLYAFGLFTKFNVKDKLVPLICIISPFLAFEINYLTNYLWKFDFEFFILILNGLLTFLGLLAIKTSKNG; encoded by the coding sequence ATGCAACCTTTACACATTATATTACTTATTCTAGGATACTTTGGTGTTTTAATTTTCATCTCATATATTACAAGTAAATCAGCAAATAATACTACTTTTTTCAAAGCAAATAATTCATCTCCTTGGTATTTGGTTGCTTTTGGTATGATTGGAGCCTCACTTTCTGGAGTTACATTTATTTCAGTTCCAGGTTGGATTGAAGGCCAACAAATGAGCTATATGCAAATGGTATTAGGTTATGTAGTTGGATATGCTGTAATAGGTTTAGTATTACTTCCTTTATATTATCGCTTAAATTTAACTTCTATTTACACCTATTTAGAAGATAGGTTTGGTCGTTACTCCTATAAAACTGGAGCTTCTTTTTTCTTATTATCAAGAACTATAGGTGCTGCATTTCGTCTATTTTTAGTTGCCAATGTTTTACAATTAATTTTGTTTAATTCTAATGGTATTCCTTTTTGGGTAACCGTAACGATTACAATTTTACTTATTTGGCTTTATACTTTTAAAGGCGGTATAAAAACAATTGTATGGACAGATACTTTACAAACATTATTTATGCTAATTGCTGTAGGAGTATGTATTGTTATGATTAAAGATGAAATGCAAATAGATAATTTATTTTCTTACATCGCTGAAAACAAACTATCCAAAACATTTTTTTTCGAAGATATAAAAGCTGGAAATTACTTTTGGAAACGCTTTTTTGCAGGCGCCTTTATAGCTATTGTTATGACTGGATTAGATCAAGATATGATGCAAAAAAACTTAACCTGCAGAAATTTAAAGGACGCACAAAAAAACATGTTTTGGTTTACTATTGTTTTAGTTGTTGTTAACTTTTTCTTTTTGGCATTAGGCATATTATTAACTGATTATGCGACAGCAAATGAAATAAATGCCCATAAAGACCAGCTATTCCCAACGATTGCAATGAGTGGTAAATTAGGTTTAGCTACTTCATTATTCTTTTTATTAGGATTAATAGCTGCTGCTTATTCTAGTGCTGATAGTGCTTTAACTTCATTGACTACATCTTTTAGCATTGATATTTTAGAAATTGATAAGAAAGAGAATGAACATGAAAAAGAAAAAACACGTAAAAAAATCCATGTATTATTTTCTCTTATACTAATTGTTACTATTCTGTTTTTTAAATATGTTATCGCAGATGATAGTGTAATTTCTAACATATTTAAAGCTGCGGGTTATACATACGGACCATTACTTGGCTTGTACGCTTTTGGGTTATTTACTAAATTTAATGTAAAAGACAAACTAGTTCCTCTAATTTGTATTATTTCTCCATTTTTAGCATTTGAAATAAACTATCTAACCAATTATTTATGGAAATTTGATTTTGAATTTTTTATTCTAATTTTAAATGGACTTCTTACTTTCCTAGGATTACTAGCTATTAAAACTTCAAAAAATGGCTAA
- a CDS encoding co-chaperone YbbN: protein MVQELNQDNLGQIVSDNKTVVVQYAATWCGNCRIMKPKFKKLASENENMVFIIADAEKFPESRKLATVDNLPTFATFVDGKFVNQTQTNKFDVLKELVNEVV from the coding sequence ATGGTACAAGAATTAAATCAAGACAATTTAGGACAAATTGTTTCAGATAATAAAACTGTTGTTGTTCAGTATGCTGCTACTTGGTGTGGTAACTGTAGAATTATGAAGCCTAAATTCAAGAAATTAGCTTCTGAAAATGAAAATATGGTATTCATTATAGCTGATGCAGAAAAATTCCCAGAAAGTAGAAAATTAGCTACAGTTGATAATTTACCAACATTTGCAACGTTTGTTGATGGTAAATTTGTAAATCAAACTCAAACTAACAAGTTTGATGTATTAAAAGAATTGGTTAACGAAGTTGTGTAA
- a CDS encoding peroxiredoxin, protein MATLVGKKFPNLNVDAMNEMGDTFKVNVLEEAVNNKKKVLLFWYPKDFTFVCPTELHAFQAALGEFEKRNTVVIGASCDTPEVHFAWLNQSKDNGGIEGVTYPLLADSNRNLSSILGILDISNETYDEATGTVQVEGDNVTYRATYLIDEEGTVFHEGINHMPVGRNVSEFLRLVDAYTHVQEKGEVCPANWEEGKDAMQPNAKGTAEYLASH, encoded by the coding sequence ATGGCTACATTAGTTGGTAAGAAATTCCCAAATTTAAACGTTGATGCAATGAACGAAATGGGGGATACATTTAAAGTAAATGTTTTAGAAGAGGCAGTAAATAACAAGAAAAAAGTATTGTTATTTTGGTACCCTAAAGATTTTACTTTTGTTTGTCCTACTGAGTTACATGCTTTTCAAGCTGCCTTAGGAGAATTCGAAAAAAGAAATACTGTTGTAATTGGAGCTTCATGTGATACGCCAGAAGTACACTTTGCATGGTTAAACCAATCTAAAGATAATGGAGGAATTGAAGGTGTAACTTACCCATTATTAGCTGATAGTAACCGTAACTTATCATCTATCTTAGGTATTTTAGATATTTCTAACGAAACTTATGATGAAGCTACTGGTACTGTACAGGTAGAAGGAGATAACGTAACTTATAGAGCTACTTATTTAATTGACGAAGAAGGAACTGTTTTCCATGAAGGAATTAACCACATGCCTGTTGGTCGTAATGTAAGTGAATTTTTACGTTTAGTTGATGCTTACACGCACGTACAAGAAAAAGGTGAAGTTTGTCCTGCAAACTGGGAAGAAGGTAAAGATGCAATGCAGCCTAATGCAAAAGGAACTGCTGAGTATTTAGCTTCTCACTAG
- a CDS encoding sigma-54 dependent transcriptional regulator codes for MSKILIIEDEAAIRRVLKKIISEENDAYKVEEAEDGLAGIEMIKDKDYDLVLCDIKMPKMDGVEVLEKAKKIKPEIPMVMISGHGDLDTAVNTMRLGAFDYISKPPDLNRLLNTVRNALDRKELVVENKRLKKKVSKSYEMVGESDAITHIKDIIEKVAATDARVLITGPNGTGKELVAHWLHEKSDRLKAPMIEVNCAAIPSELIESELFGHVKGSFTGANKDRAGKFEAANGGTIFLDEIGDMSLSAQAKVLRALQENRIQRVGSDKDIKVNVRVVAATNKDLKKEIAEGRFREDLYHRLAVILIKVPALNDRREDIPLLINFFTDKISKEQGTPKKGFSAAAIKLLQEYDWTGNIRELRNVVERLIILGEKEVSGNDVNMFASK; via the coding sequence ATGTCAAAAATATTAATAATTGAGGACGAAGCAGCAATTCGTAGAGTATTGAAAAAAATTATTTCTGAAGAAAATGATGCTTATAAGGTTGAAGAAGCTGAAGATGGATTGGCAGGAATAGAAATGATTAAAGATAAAGATTATGATTTAGTATTATGTGATATTAAAATGCCTAAGATGGATGGTGTTGAGGTGTTAGAAAAAGCTAAAAAAATAAAGCCAGAAATACCAATGGTTATGATTTCTGGGCATGGAGATTTAGATACAGCGGTAAATACAATGCGATTAGGTGCTTTTGATTATATTTCAAAGCCACCAGATTTAAATCGTTTGTTAAATACGGTTCGTAATGCACTTGACAGAAAAGAATTGGTTGTAGAAAACAAACGATTAAAAAAGAAAGTTAGTAAAAGCTATGAGATGGTTGGTGAAAGTGATGCAATTACTCATATAAAAGATATCATAGAAAAAGTAGCTGCAACTGACGCCCGTGTTTTAATAACTGGACCTAATGGAACTGGAAAAGAGTTAGTAGCTCACTGGTTACATGAGAAATCAGATAGATTAAAAGCTCCAATGATTGAAGTTAACTGTGCTGCGATACCTTCTGAGTTAATAGAAAGTGAATTATTTGGGCATGTTAAAGGGAGTTTTACAGGAGCTAATAAAGATAGAGCTGGTAAGTTTGAAGCTGCAAATGGAGGTACTATTTTCTTAGATGAAATAGGAGATATGAGTTTATCAGCGCAAGCAAAGGTATTAAGAGCTTTGCAAGAAAATCGTATTCAACGAGTAGGATCTGATAAAGATATAAAAGTAAATGTTCGCGTTGTAGCAGCAACAAATAAAGATTTAAAGAAAGAAATTGCTGAAGGGCGATTTAGAGAAGATTTATACCATCGTTTAGCAGTAATTTTAATTAAAGTACCTGCTTTAAATGATAGAAGAGAAGATATTCCATTATTGATTAACTTTTTCACTGATAAAATTTCAAAAGAACAAGGAACTCCTAAAAAAGGTTTTTCTGCAGCAGCAATAAAGTTATTACAAGAATATGATTGGACAGGAAATATACGTGAATTACGAAATGTAGTTGAGCGTTTAATTATACTTGGCGAAAAAGAAGTTTCAGGAAATGATGTAAATATGTTCGCTAGTAAATAA
- a CDS encoding mechanosensitive ion channel family protein, which translates to MKELNNILNYSFKFSKEISISVKAILVLILVLVIASILLKLFKKLVVKRLEQEDKNKFDTVFSFVSWLLYITIFLTTLSTSGVNVTAIFAASAALLIGVGLALQTFFQDIISGIFIIVDQSVHVGDIIELDDKVGRVEEIKLRTTRAVTIDNKVLIIPNHKYLTSSLYNWTQNGTTTRESVEVGVAYGSDLELVKKLLLRAANEHPNILNNPEPLVLFMNFGDNSLDFKLVFTLNDSFMASIPQSDIRFKIDQLFREHNISIPFPQRDVHVVKE; encoded by the coding sequence GTGAAAGAACTTAATAATATACTTAACTATTCGTTTAAATTTAGTAAAGAAATAAGCATAAGTGTTAAAGCTATTTTAGTATTAATACTTGTATTGGTAATTGCCTCTATACTTTTAAAGCTTTTTAAAAAACTAGTAGTAAAAAGGCTTGAGCAAGAAGATAAAAATAAATTTGACACTGTTTTTTCTTTTGTTAGTTGGCTATTATACATAACTATTTTTCTTACAACTCTTAGTACATCCGGTGTAAATGTAACTGCAATATTTGCAGCTTCTGCAGCCTTGTTAATTGGTGTAGGTTTGGCTTTACAAACTTTTTTTCAGGATATAATTTCTGGTATTTTTATAATTGTAGACCAAAGTGTACATGTTGGTGATATTATTGAATTAGATGATAAAGTAGGTAGAGTCGAAGAAATAAAATTACGAACAACAAGGGCGGTAACTATTGATAATAAGGTATTAATTATACCAAATCATAAGTATTTAACGAGTAGTTTATATAATTGGACACAGAATGGAACAACCACAAGAGAAAGTGTTGAGGTAGGAGTTGCTTATGGTAGCGATTTAGAGTTGGTTAAAAAGCTTTTGTTAAGAGCCGCTAATGAACACCCAAACATATTAAACAACCCTGAACCTCTAGTTTTGTTTATGAATTTTGGAGATAATTCGTTAGACTTCAAGTTAGTGTTTACTTTAAATGATAGCTTTATGGCTTCTATACCGCAAAGTGATATTCGTTTTAAAATAGATCAATTATTTAGAGAACATAATATCTCTATACCATTTCCGCAAAGAGATGTACATGTTGTTAAAGAGTAG
- a CDS encoding ABC transporter permease, translating to MSRLRLIIEREFIAKVRNKSFLMMTFLSPLLMVGMGALVFFLMKKNDEKVKNIVYVDESGLFSKDIFKDSKTINYQDFTKLGLEETKKKVEGGDYYGALYIPKLDSIEVLAKSIEFYSKDSPGMSVLGNIERKIETRFRNLKLNNFGIDLAKIKASKISSDIKMFNFSGEESSKAKNVASIIAGGAAGYLLFMFVMIYGTSVMRSVIEEKTSRIIEIIVSSVKPFQLMLGKIIGNASAGLLQFFIWGVIMLIISVVASSLLGVDMMEMQTSKVSAEQMDAMKEAASGGKLEQIIKEVLNLPLFKIFCLFIFYFLGGYMLYSSLFAAVGAAVDNETDTQQFMMPIMLPLMLGIYVGFFTVINDPHGPISVLFSYIPFTSPIVMLMRIPFGVAWWEIAISMILLVVTFMVMVWLAAKIYRVGILMYGKKPSYKDLWKWIRYNG from the coding sequence ATGAGCAGGTTAAGATTAATTATTGAACGCGAGTTTATTGCTAAAGTTAGGAATAAATCATTTTTAATGATGACTTTTTTAAGTCCGTTGTTAATGGTAGGTATGGGAGCATTGGTTTTTTTCTTGATGAAAAAAAACGATGAAAAGGTTAAAAACATAGTATATGTTGATGAATCTGGATTGTTTTCTAAAGATATATTTAAAGATTCAAAAACTATTAATTATCAAGATTTTACAAAATTAGGACTTGAGGAAACGAAAAAGAAAGTGGAAGGGGGAGATTATTACGGAGCTTTATATATACCTAAATTAGATAGTATAGAAGTGTTAGCTAAATCGATAGAATTTTATTCTAAAGATTCTCCAGGAATGTCTGTTCTAGGTAATATAGAAAGAAAGATAGAAACACGTTTTCGAAATTTAAAACTCAATAATTTTGGAATTGATTTAGCTAAAATAAAAGCGTCTAAAATTTCTTCTGATATTAAGATGTTTAATTTCTCTGGAGAGGAATCTTCAAAAGCAAAAAATGTAGCAAGTATTATTGCTGGAGGAGCTGCTGGGTATTTACTCTTTATGTTTGTAATGATATATGGAACCTCAGTAATGAGAAGTGTAATTGAAGAAAAAACAAGTAGAATTATTGAAATAATAGTTTCTTCAGTAAAGCCTTTTCAATTAATGTTGGGTAAAATTATAGGTAATGCGTCAGCAGGGTTGCTGCAATTCTTTATTTGGGGAGTTATTATGCTTATAATAAGTGTTGTTGCGTCATCTTTATTAGGAGTTGATATGATGGAAATGCAAACCTCAAAAGTTTCTGCTGAACAAATGGATGCAATGAAAGAGGCTGCAAGTGGAGGTAAACTTGAACAAATTATAAAGGAAGTATTGAATCTTCCTTTGTTTAAAATTTTCTGCTTATTTATTTTCTATTTCTTGGGAGGATATATGTTGTATAGTTCATTGTTCGCAGCTGTAGGTGCAGCAGTTGATAATGAAACAGATACACAACAGTTTATGATGCCAATTATGCTGCCTTTAATGTTGGGGATTTATGTTGGTTTTTTTACTGTAATTAATGATCCACATGGGCCAATATCTGTTCTGTTTTCATACATACCTTTTACATCACCTATTGTAATGTTAATGCGTATACCCTTTGGTGTAGCTTGGTGGGAAATAGCAATTTCTATGATATTATTAGTAGTAACTTTTATGGTAATGGTATGGTTAGCAGCTAAAATTTATAGAGTAGGTATTTTAATGTATGGTAAAAAACCTAGTTATAAAGATTTATGGAAATGGATTCGTTATAACGGATAA
- a CDS encoding ABC transporter ATP-binding protein, whose protein sequence is MNNLLEINNVVKRYGDYTALNDVSIHVPKGSVFGLLGPNGAGKTSLIRIVNQITMPDSGKILLDGEALAPHHVEYIGYLPEERGLYKSMKVGEQALYLAQLKGLSKTEAKKRLKYWFDKFDIGAWWGKKIEELSKGMAQKVQFIVTVLHQPKLLIFDEPFSGFDPINAQLIAKEILQLRDEGATIIFSTHRMESVEEMCDYIALIDKSNKILDGKLDDVKREFRTNTFQVGLNTTNTKEVEAKLKEKFKVLPADFRSLNDGLKLNVKLTEGNTANDLLSFLTTQGQVQHFVELIPSANDIFIEAINKNS, encoded by the coding sequence ATGAATAATTTACTAGAAATTAATAATGTGGTAAAACGCTATGGGGATTATACTGCATTAAATGATGTGTCAATACATGTTCCTAAAGGAAGTGTATTTGGGTTGCTTGGTCCTAACGGAGCAGGAAAAACTTCGTTAATCAGAATTGTTAACCAGATAACAATGCCAGATAGTGGTAAAATACTTTTAGATGGAGAAGCTTTAGCTCCTCATCATGTTGAATATATTGGTTACTTACCAGAGGAAAGAGGGTTGTATAAAAGCATGAAGGTAGGCGAACAAGCATTATATTTAGCTCAATTGAAAGGATTGTCTAAAACAGAAGCAAAAAAACGTCTTAAATATTGGTTTGATAAGTTTGATATTGGGGCTTGGTGGGGAAAGAAAATAGAAGAGTTGTCAAAAGGAATGGCTCAAAAAGTACAATTTATTGTTACTGTATTGCATCAACCAAAATTATTGATTTTTGATGAGCCTTTTTCAGGTTTTGATCCAATTAATGCTCAGTTAATAGCTAAAGAAATTTTACAACTTCGAGATGAAGGAGCTACTATTATTTTTTCTACACATCGTATGGAAAGTGTTGAAGAGATGTGTGACTATATCGCTTTAATTGATAAGTCTAATAAAATTTTAGATGGAAAGTTAGATGATGTTAAAAGGGAGTTTAGAACAAATACTTTTCAAGTTGGTTTAAATACTACAAATACTAAGGAAGTAGAAGCTAAATTAAAAGAGAAATTTAAAGTTTTACCAGCTGATTTTAGGTCACTAAATGACGGATTAAAGTTAAATGTAAAATTAACTGAAGGTAATACGGCAAATGATTTATTGTCATTTTTAACAACTCAAGGGCAAGTACAACATTTTGTAGAACTAATTCCAAGTGCCAATGATATTTTCATTGAAGCAATAAATAAAAACAGTTAA